A section of the Acidobacteriota bacterium genome encodes:
- a CDS encoding arylsulfatase — translation MPSQLTWVGTNNFILWLGAPGGYGGPKPATVTFLEGTAASNKWIKVRNQWLTSHGLPAQSFAADYNPHTAPLQQIPVSASPNGSSSATGNTANKGPNVVLIYADDLGYGDLSAYGATAVQTPHMDRLAQEGLRFTDAHAAAATCTPSRYALLTGEYAFRKKGTDILPGDAALIIEPGRTTLASLMQKAGYTTGVVGKWHLGLGPQGGPDWNGEIAPSPNYIGFNYSFIMAATGDRVPTVHVENNRVVGLDPADPIKVDYRKLIGDWPTGKANPELLKMRPSHGHDMTIVNGISRIGYMTGGKAALWKDEDMADVFTSKAVAFIEQNKAKPFFLYFALHDPHVPRVPHPRFVGKTTMGPRGDAIVQADWCIGEILAALDRLHLANNTIVIFTSDNGPVVDDGYQDDAVTKLGNHKPAGPWRGGKYSNFEAGTRVPLLVRWPGQVKRGVSNALVSQIDFLASFASLTKQSLAAQDAPDSFDVLKALLGQAKTANTGRQALIEQASALALRQGQWKYIEPGSGPKMNKDTNTELGNDPAPQLYDLAADPGETRNVAAQHPARVQAMAAELQRIRQSGRSR, via the coding sequence ATGCCATCGCAACTAACTTGGGTCGGCACGAACAACTTCATCCTCTGGCTGGGCGCTCCGGGCGGTTACGGCGGCCCGAAGCCCGCTACAGTAACGTTTCTCGAAGGCACAGCCGCCAGCAACAAGTGGATCAAGGTTCGCAACCAATGGCTGACCAGTCACGGGCTACCGGCGCAATCCTTCGCCGCTGACTATAACCCGCACACAGCACCCCTTCAGCAGATTCCGGTCTCAGCATCGCCCAACGGCAGTAGTAGCGCCACCGGCAACACTGCTAACAAAGGGCCGAACGTCGTGCTGATCTATGCTGACGACCTGGGGTACGGCGATCTTTCAGCGTATGGCGCAACCGCTGTGCAGACGCCGCACATGGATCGGCTCGCCCAGGAAGGCTTGCGTTTTACGGACGCGCACGCGGCGGCAGCAACTTGCACACCGTCGCGTTACGCCTTGCTCACGGGCGAATATGCGTTTCGCAAAAAAGGGACGGACATTTTGCCGGGCGATGCGGCGCTCATCATCGAACCGGGACGCACCACGCTGGCTTCGCTGATGCAGAAAGCAGGCTACACGACAGGCGTGGTCGGCAAATGGCATCTCGGTTTGGGGCCGCAGGGCGGGCCGGATTGGAATGGCGAAATTGCGCCGAGTCCGAATTATATCGGCTTCAACTACTCGTTCATTATGGCGGCAACTGGTGACCGCGTGCCGACCGTGCATGTCGAAAACAACCGCGTCGTGGGCCTTGATCCGGCTGACCCGATCAAAGTGGATTACCGCAAACTGATTGGCGATTGGCCGACGGGCAAAGCGAATCCTGAGTTGCTGAAGATGCGTCCGAGTCACGGTCACGATATGACCATCGTCAACGGCATTAGCCGCATCGGCTATATGACCGGCGGCAAAGCCGCGTTGTGGAAGGACGAAGACATGGCCGATGTCTTCACGAGCAAAGCGGTGGCGTTCATCGAGCAGAACAAAGCCAAACCATTCTTCCTTTATTTTGCGCTCCACGACCCGCACGTACCGCGTGTGCCGCATCCGCGCTTTGTCGGCAAGACGACGATGGGGCCGCGTGGCGATGCGATTGTGCAAGCGGATTGGTGCATCGGTGAAATTCTCGCGGCGCTGGATCGCTTGCATCTGGCGAACAACACCATCGTCATCTTCACCAGCGACAACGGCCCGGTCGTGGACGATGGGTATCAAGACGACGCCGTGACGAAGCTCGGCAATCACAAGCCAGCGGGGCCGTGGCGCGGCGGCAAGTACAGCAACTTTGAAGCGGGCACGCGCGTGCCGCTGCTCGTTCGTTGGCCCGGACAGGTAAAGCGCGGCGTATCGAATGCGCTCGTGTCACAGATTGATTTTCTGGCCTCGTTCGCGTCACTCACCAAACAATCGCTCGCGGCACAAGATGCGCCGGACAGTTTCGATGTGCTGAAGGCGTTGTTGGGCCAGGCCAAAACCGCCAACACTGGACGCCAAGCACTGATCGAACAAGCCAGTGCGCTCGCGTTGCGGCAAGGCCAGTGGAAATACATCGAACCCGGCAGCGGCCCCAAAATGAATAAAGACACCAACACCGAGTTAGGTAACGATCCCGCGCCGCAGCTTTACGATCTGGCTGCCGATCCCGGCGAAACCAGGAATGTCGCGGCGCAGCACCCCGCCCGCGTGCAAGCGATGGCGGCGGAGTTGCAGCGCATTCGACAATCAGGACGCAGCAGGTGA
- a CDS encoding metallophosphoesterase, which yields MLPEALRERGQKLLNQKDELKRTKLTGELLAADPRATLDFILALFATDPAVAVRRVILYELGRRPAVSSNPRFVQTLERCVTTEPDAEVAVSALDKLRAHRMREMRKLLTQRLEAARQKNDDAAFKVLAQDDERWISLVNGTMLPAFMRTPPPLFALKEGSQTVRVFSFGDFGNGAPENHKLAGAEQKQVAAAMLQAHRQTPFDFGLTVGDNFYPDGMESPADERWQTQWRELYDPLGVKIYATLGNHDWHAADSPAAELLYTQQSASWRMPAPYFTFTAGPVQFFALDTNEVSEAQLLWLQAALKQSRARWRVVYGHHPIYSGGQHGVSQILLKRLLPLLEGRADIYLAGHEHDMQHLKPADSQVHFFVNGAGGATIRTTGEKPNSLFALGGTHGFATLEANANTLTVKFIGTDLKTLYEYTLSKNGAP from the coding sequence TTGCTGCCAGAGGCGCTGCGCGAACGCGGGCAGAAACTGCTCAACCAGAAAGACGAACTGAAGCGCACCAAGCTGACCGGAGAGTTGCTTGCCGCTGACCCCAGAGCCACGCTCGATTTCATACTGGCACTGTTTGCCACCGACCCGGCGGTGGCGGTGCGGCGCGTCATCCTTTACGAACTGGGCAGGCGGCCCGCTGTCAGTTCCAACCCGCGTTTTGTGCAGACGCTGGAACGCTGTGTGACGACTGAACCTGATGCTGAAGTCGCCGTCTCTGCACTCGATAAATTGCGCGCGCACCGGATGAGGGAGATGCGCAAGCTGCTCACGCAGCGTCTCGAAGCCGCACGGCAAAAGAATGATGACGCGGCATTCAAGGTGTTGGCGCAGGATGATGAGCGTTGGATTTCGCTGGTCAACGGCACGATGCTGCCTGCTTTCATGCGCACGCCGCCGCCGCTCTTTGCGTTGAAAGAGGGCAGCCAGACGGTGCGCGTGTTCAGCTTCGGCGATTTCGGCAACGGCGCGCCGGAGAACCACAAGCTCGCGGGCGCAGAGCAGAAACAGGTCGCGGCGGCGATGCTGCAAGCGCATCGGCAAACGCCTTTCGATTTCGGTCTCACCGTGGGCGACAATTTTTACCCCGATGGCATGGAGAGTCCTGCAGACGAGCGCTGGCAGACGCAATGGCGTGAACTCTACGATCCGCTCGGTGTGAAGATTTATGCCACGCTGGGCAATCACGACTGGCATGCGGCGGACAGCCCCGCCGCCGAGTTGCTCTACACGCAGCAGAGCGCAAGCTGGCGCATGCCCGCGCCCTACTTCACCTTCACGGCTGGCCCGGTGCAGTTCTTCGCGCTCGACACGAACGAAGTTTCAGAAGCGCAGTTGCTCTGGTTGCAGGCTGCGCTCAAGCAGAGCCGCGCGCGCTGGCGTGTGGTCTACGGCCATCATCCGATTTATTCGGGCGGCCAGCACGGAGTGAGTCAGATATTGCTCAAGCGCCTGCTGCCGTTGCTTGAGGGCCGCGCGGACATATACCTGGCCGGTCACGAACACGACATGCAGCACCTCAAACCCGCCGACAGCCAAGTGCATTTCTTCGTCAACGGCGCGGGCGGCGCGACCATTCGCACCACCGGAGAAAAGCCGAACTCGCTGTTTGCGCTGGGCGGGACGCACGGTTTCGCCACGCTCGAAGCCAACGCGAATACGCTGACGGTGAAATTCATCGGAACAGATTTGAAGACCTTGTACGAATACACGCTGAGCAAGAACGGTGCGCCATAG